The nucleotide window ACGACCAGGATCCGGGTGGCCGTCCGCGACCACCGCGCGGCCGCGTACACCCCGCGGGGCGGGGCGGTGAACCCGACGATGCCCGGCCCCGGGGTCCCCGGCGACCCGCCGAGCTCGGCGAGCTCGTCGGCGCACAGCGCCTCGAGGCCGGGTCGGGTCACGGCGAGGGCGTGCAGGTCGGAGCGGCGGGCCACGCCGCCATCATGCACCCCGCGCCGCACGCCCCTGTCGGCTCAGCGCGTGCGGGCCGCGGCGGTGGCCACCCGTCCGGGGGTCTCGCCGACGGTCACCGCCAGGCCGATCGCCTCCCGGTAGCTCAGCTCGGCCCCCTCCGCCTTCGCGCGGTCGAGCACCGGCGCGGGCAACCCGTCGGCGATGAGCGCGCGGTGGCGCGGCCCGTCGATCGGGTCCATCCGGGCGGGGTGGAAGCCCATCCGGGCGCCGAGGGAGTCGACCGCGCCGAGCAGCACCGCCCCCTCGTAGAGACGGCCGAGCTGCCCGGCGATGCCGGCCATCGTGTGGAGGCCGGCGATGGTGGAGGAGCGATCGCCCTGGGTGGCCAGACGCCGGATCGTGTCCGCCAGCAGCGGCCCGGCCTCGGCGGCACGGCCGACGTCGAGCAGGGTCTTGGCCATGATCCACCCCGAGGAGCCGTGGATGTAGCCGTGCTTCCAGCGCTCGGCCCGCTCGCGCGACCGCTCGAGGGTCGCCAGCGCCTCGTCCACCCGCCCCTGGGCGCGACGGACCTGCCCGCGGACCATCTCGAGCTCGGCGAGCACCCACTCGGGCAGCTCCGCACGGGCCTCGGCCGCATCCAGCAGCTGGTCTGCGACGTCGACGCGCCCGAACGCCCCCTCGAAGTACGCCAGGTACCCGTCGGCCAGGGCCCACAGGACCACGTCGCCGGACGCCTCGGCTGCGGCGACCGCTCCGCGGATCGCGTCCTGCGCGGTCGGCAGGTCACCGGAGAGGTACGCCCCGAGGGACATGCCGACGTAGGCCTGCGCCAGCTCGGCGCGGTCGACGTCGTCGGTGACGGCCTCGAGGGCGCGGGTCAGCCACCGGTTGCCCTCGGCGACCTGGCCCAGGCGGAACCACGACCACGACAGGTCGCCGCAGATCCGGATCGATGCGGCCACGTCGCCGGTCGCCTCGGCGTGGGCCAGGGCCGACCGGAGGTTGTCGCGTTCGAGGGCGGCGAGGTTCCAGGGGGCGTCGTCGCCAAGGTACCGCCCGGCGATCTCGCGGGCGATCGAGATCGCCCAGTCGAGGTGCCGGTCTGCCAGGGCCGCCCACGCGTCCTCGCCGATCCGGGTGCGGCAGTACTGGCGGATCGTCTCGAGGACGCGGAAGCGCCGCTCGCCACGTGCGTCGAGGGTGGTGACCATCGACTTGTCCACCAGCGACGCGAGGACCGTGGCGGACCGGGTCAGCGGCGTCCCGGCGACGGCTGCCAGCGCCTCCAGGCTGAACCCGCCGGAGAAGATGGCCGCGGCGTGCATCGCCTCGCGCTCGTCCTCGTCGAGCAGCGCGTAGCTCCAGCCGATGGCGTTCGCGAGCGTCCGGTGGCGCGGCACGGCCACGCGGCTGCCCTCGCTGAGCAGCCCGAACCGGTCGTCGAGCAGGTCCACCACCTGCTGCAGCGACAGCGCCGACAGGCGGCCGGCGGCCAGCTCGATGGCGAGGGGGATGCCGTCGAGGGCGCGGCAGATCGACTCCACCAGCGGGCGCGTCCGGTCGTCCAGCTCGAAGGAGGGGTCGGCCAGGGCGGCGCGGTCGGCGAAGAGCAGCTCCGCCTCGCCCGCGACCTCCCCGGAGCCGGACGGCAGCGACGGGATCACCAGGATCTGCTCGCCGGGGACGCCGAGCGGTTCCCGGCTGGTCGCCACGATGCGCAGCTGCGGGCAGGCGCGCAGCAGGTGCGCCGTCGCCGTCGCCGCGGCGTCGACGACGTGCGCGCAGTTGTCGAGCACGAGCACCGCGCTGCGGGCGGCCAGCGCCTCGACCAGCGCGACCAGGGGCTCGTCGGTCGTCGCCACGCCGAGGGCCTGGGCGATGGCGTTCGGCACCATCGCCGCCTCGGTGAGGCCGGCCAGCTCGACCACCCACGGCCCGTCTCCGTGGGACCCGGCCCGCCGGACGGCCTCGATCGCCAGGCGGGTCTTGCCGACGCCGCCCACCCCGGTGAGGGTGAGGAGGCGCCCGGTGCCGAGCAGTCGCGCGACGACCTCGAGCTGGGCGGCACGGCCGACGAAGCTGGTCAGGGGCGTCGGCAGGTTTCCGCCGGGTCGCAGCACCGCGGCGGTGGAGGGGGCGGCGACGGCGCCGGCGGCGGCCCACTCCGGCGGCACCACGTGCGGGGCGGTGACGTCCCCGCCGGCGAGGTCACCGTCGACCGTCGCGGATGTGGCCACCGCACCGGGTGGCAGCCCGCCGTCCGCCAGCGGATCCCCGGTCAGCAGCCACGGCGCCTGGGAGAGGACGGCCTCGTGCACCCTGCGGAGCTCGGGACCCGGGTCGATGCCGAGCACCCCGACCAGGTGGCTGCGGACGGCCGCGAACCGGTCCAGCGCGTCGGCCTGCCGGCCGGCCCGGTACAGGGCCACCATGGTCAGCGCGGCGACGGGTTCGTCGTCGGGTGCGCGGTCCGCGGCGGCGACCAGCTCGTCGAGGACGGCGTGGTGCTCGCCCTGGCCCAGCCGGATCCGCCACAGCAGGCACTCCGCCTGTCGCCGTTGCGCCGTCAACCGCGCGCCGGCGGCGACGGCGAACGGCAGGTCGGCGAGGTCGGCCAGCGCGTCGCCGCGCCACAGGGCGAGCGCGTCGGCGAGCACCGCCCCGGCCCCGGCCGGGTCGGTCGTGATCTGCTCGCGAGCGCGCCCGACCGCGTCCCCGAACGCGGTCGCGTCGACCGCGTCGGGTGCGACGGCCAGCCGGTAGCCGCCGTCGACCCGCGGCAGGGCAGCGGCGCCGAGCGCGGTGCGGAGGCGGGAGAGGTAGGCGCGCAGCGTCCCCGCGGCCGTTGCGGGCGGGTGGTCACCCCACAGCGCCTCGTGCAGGCGTGCCGAGGTCAGCACGGCGCCCGGAGTCGTCGCGAGGACGGCCAGCACCCCGCGCTGCAGGCGGCTGCCGA belongs to Euzebya sp. and includes:
- a CDS encoding BTAD domain-containing putative transcriptional regulator, giving the protein MTATSEVESPSADLRIGLLGPVTATRGGAPLPLGSRLQRGVLAVLATTPGAVLTSARLHEALWGDHPPATAAGTLRAYLSRLRTALGAAALPRVDGGYRLAVAPDAVDATAFGDAVGRAREQITTDPAGAGAVLADALALWRGDALADLADLPFAVAAGARLTAQRRQAECLLWRIRLGQGEHHAVLDELVAAADRAPDDEPVAALTMVALYRAGRQADALDRFAAVRSHLVGVLGIDPGPELRRVHEAVLSQAPWLLTGDPLADGGLPPGAVATSATVDGDLAGGDVTAPHVVPPEWAAAGAVAAPSTAAVLRPGGNLPTPLTSFVGRAAQLEVVARLLGTGRLLTLTGVGGVGKTRLAIEAVRRAGSHGDGPWVVELAGLTEAAMVPNAIAQALGVATTDEPLVALVEALAARSAVLVLDNCAHVVDAAATATAHLLRACPQLRIVATSREPLGVPGEQILVIPSLPSGSGEVAGEAELLFADRAALADPSFELDDRTRPLVESICRALDGIPLAIELAAGRLSALSLQQVVDLLDDRFGLLSEGSRVAVPRHRTLANAIGWSYALLDEDEREAMHAAAIFSGGFSLEALAAVAGTPLTRSATVLASLVDKSMVTTLDARGERRFRVLETIRQYCRTRIGEDAWAALADRHLDWAISIAREIAGRYLGDDAPWNLAALERDNLRSALAHAEATGDVAASIRICGDLSWSWFRLGQVAEGNRWLTRALEAVTDDVDRAELAQAYVGMSLGAYLSGDLPTAQDAIRGAVAAAEASGDVVLWALADGYLAYFEGAFGRVDVADQLLDAAEARAELPEWVLAELEMVRGQVRRAQGRVDEALATLERSRERAERWKHGYIHGSSGWIMAKTLLDVGRAAEAGPLLADTIRRLATQGDRSSTIAGLHTMAGIAGQLGRLYEGAVLLGAVDSLGARMGFHPARMDPIDGPRHRALIADGLPAPVLDRAKAEGAELSYREAIGLAVTVGETPGRVATAAARTR